One genomic segment of Suttonella sp. R2A3 includes these proteins:
- a CDS encoding sulfite reductase subunit alpha: MNQNKKTPLFPQDLPLDQGQRQWLEGYLAGLDAAYAALRANGFDGTSASGKPLTILYGSQTGNAEGLAWQCAEAAKAHDLAASVVDMDDFDLADLPSIERLLVITSTYGEGEMPDNGETLWQAIQSDDAPALEQTFFSVLALGDTAYEHFCLAGKQWDARLAALGGERVSDRVDCDVDFDQAAEAWIEAVLPAISEKGSQETVSAASAAQKPQGYNRSNPLEASLKSKRVLSGAGSSKEIVHYEIDLADSGETYEAGDILHLIPRNRQGLVDELLAAIGANGNESVSWQGDNHELASLLRDQLDIRMPSSTFLQALLIAADDDDLHQRFAQEKGTELDDFLYGKDIVDFLHAYPDAGFDAQSLVDVLKPIAPRAYSISSSHNQHPGEVHLTIGSVRYEHNARMHHGVASTWLADEVSAGDTLRCYFAANKHFSVPADDSAPMIMVGPGTGIAPFRAFLEERGVREAEGDNWLFFGDRTREHDYIYADTLESWQQNGLLTRLDLAFSRDQAEKVYVQDLMRKEGAELFAWLERGGYFFVCGDALRMAKDVDHALHDIIAEHGKMSADDAADYVAALKQAKRYVRDVY; this comes from the coding sequence ATGAATCAAAACAAAAAAACGCCTCTTTTTCCCCAAGACCTGCCCTTGGATCAAGGGCAACGGCAATGGCTGGAAGGTTATCTTGCCGGACTTGATGCCGCTTATGCGGCATTGCGTGCCAATGGCTTCGATGGCACAAGCGCTAGCGGTAAACCCTTAACCATTCTTTACGGTTCACAAACTGGCAACGCTGAAGGGCTTGCCTGGCAGTGTGCTGAAGCCGCAAAAGCGCATGATTTGGCAGCCAGCGTGGTCGATATGGATGATTTTGACCTCGCAGACTTACCGAGTATTGAGCGGTTGTTGGTGATCACCTCTACCTACGGCGAAGGCGAAATGCCCGATAACGGTGAAACGCTGTGGCAGGCAATACAAAGCGATGACGCGCCCGCACTTGAGCAAACTTTTTTCAGCGTACTCGCGCTTGGCGATACGGCGTACGAACATTTTTGCTTAGCCGGTAAGCAATGGGATGCGCGTTTGGCTGCGCTTGGTGGTGAACGGGTGAGCGATCGCGTCGATTGCGATGTCGATTTTGATCAAGCAGCTGAGGCATGGATCGAAGCCGTATTACCGGCGATTAGCGAGAAAGGTTCGCAAGAAACGGTGAGTGCGGCGAGCGCTGCGCAAAAACCACAAGGCTACAACCGAAGCAACCCACTAGAAGCGTCGTTGAAAAGCAAGCGCGTGCTTAGCGGAGCGGGTTCGAGTAAAGAAATTGTTCATTATGAAATTGATCTCGCTGACAGTGGCGAAACGTACGAAGCGGGCGATATTTTGCATTTAATACCGCGTAACCGTCAGGGGTTAGTCGATGAATTATTGGCCGCGATTGGTGCAAACGGCAATGAAAGCGTGAGCTGGCAAGGCGATAATCACGAACTGGCGAGCTTACTGCGTGATCAACTCGATATTCGTATGCCGTCGAGTACGTTTTTGCAAGCGTTACTGATTGCCGCTGATGACGACGACCTGCACCAACGCTTTGCCCAGGAAAAAGGTACAGAGCTGGATGATTTTCTCTACGGTAAAGATATCGTCGATTTCTTACATGCCTACCCTGATGCAGGATTTGATGCGCAAAGCTTAGTTGATGTGCTTAAACCGATTGCCCCACGCGCCTATTCCATCTCATCGAGCCATAACCAACATCCGGGTGAGGTGCATTTAACCATCGGTTCGGTGCGTTATGAACACAATGCGCGCATGCATCATGGTGTGGCTTCCACCTGGCTGGCTGATGAGGTCAGCGCAGGTGATACGCTACGTTGTTATTTTGCGGCGAATAAGCATTTTTCTGTGCCCGCTGATGACAGCGCACCGATGATTATGGTTGGGCCGGGTACAGGAATTGCGCCGTTTCGTGCTTTTTTAGAAGAACGCGGGGTTCGTGAAGCTGAGGGTGACAATTGGTTATTTTTCGGCGATCGCACGCGAGAGCATGACTATATTTACGCGGATACACTGGAATCCTGGCAGCAAAATGGTTTGCTCACTCGACTGGATCTGGCATTTTCTCGCGATCAGGCTGAGAAGGTGTATGTGCAGGATTTAATGCGTAAAGAAGGCGCAGAACTCTTTGCCTGGTTAGAGCGTGGTGGATACTTTTTTGTTTGTGGTGATGCGCTGCGTATGGCGAAAGATGTTGATCACGCACTACATGACATTATCGCAGAACATGGTAAGATGAGCGCCGATGATGCCGCAGATTATGTTGCGGCGTTGAAACAGGCGAAGCGGTATGTTCGAGATGTTTATTAA